CCGTCAAAGGTGTTCGTAGCTGGTGGGACGCAATGGAAAGAAACTCTGACTTCATCTTGAGTAAGTCCTGAAGATGGCGGTTCTTTTCGTGAAGTTCGCGGGTCTGTTCGGCGACCACTACTTCCATCGATGAATACAAACGGGCGTTTTCCACGGCGACGGACGCCTGATTAGCTAGGGTTTTAAGAAGATCCATATCTTCTTTGGTGAAGGCTTCGCGCGTGAGCTTATCGCCAATAAGAACTAGGCTGTTGACGCTTCCCTTAACAACTAACGGAAGTATGACGGCTATCCCCAATTGTTTCATCTCCTTCTTGAGGTAGTCGCCGCCGGGAAGCGATTCGGTTGGTGTCACCGGTTCTCCAGCGACGACCGGTTTCTTTAGGCCGGCGTCCAGCCGTGGTTGGATGTGCTTCTTGAGGAATGGATCAATCAGGCGTTCCTCGAAGCCGATTACTCGCTCAAAGGTGAGTGACGGGGCTCTTGTTCCGGTACGAAGGGCAATGGCTATATTGTCATTCCGCATGGTTCCCTGAATCGTTTCTACAATGAGGGATGTGACCTGATGGAGGTGGATGGTCTGTGAAATCTGGCTTGCAAATAGGTCTACAGTACCTTGGTAGTCATACAGGCCGGTGAAAAAATACTTGTTTGCAATGTGCCGCAGAATGCGGCCAATCAGGGAGAACCCGACGAGAAACAACGGCGTGATAACAACTGCCGACAAATATGCGCCGGGCGTGTGAAGCCCGCCAAACAAGTGCTGATCTACCCAGACGGTGACATAGTATGCGGCGAATACGAAGACGGAGAGACCGGCATAGATAAACGACTTGCGCAATACCAGGCGAATATCCATCAGCCGATGTTTGACGATTGCATAAGTTGTCAAAGTCAGGAAGACGACCATTGCCAGCGGACCGAGAAAACGGATTTCCGCAATATGCAGAAGTGGCAGTATGAGGTTGGTGCCCACGGCAATCCCGATGGAAATCGAAAGACCAAGCAGAACATACAGAATCTGGAACCCTTGGGGTGTATGCTTCAGTCGGCGGTAAGTGTGATACATTTGATACAGAGATACGGAAAACCCGAAAAGCATGAAGATCAGGAAAGCTGGCTGCCCCCAACCGAAGACTGTGCCTGCGGACGTATAATCCAAAACGATTCTGTCGCTTAACGACAGGGCTACGAATAGTGCGGTAATAACCAAGGCAAAGATGGCGGCGACGCGGTTGCCGAGCCTTTCCTCTGGAAAATACCGAGAAAAGAAATAGAGCATCAGCACGACTAAGGCTGAGGTGGCAAAGGAGAGACGCGACCAGAGAACAATCTGGCTGTTGATAGCGAGTAAATCAGTAACCAGAATGGTGATCGCCCAGAAGGTGGCCGCCAAGATGACGAGCCAGAAGTAGAGCGTACTTCTTACCTTCCGCCCCTTCCTGAAGACAACGTAAACAAGAACGAAGTTATAGACAATGATCAGGCTGACAAGGGCAGTAGACATTAGCGAACGGGACGTTTAGCGTATAGTTCCACATAATCGGCGCCGAGTGAGGCGGCGCGGTCGTGCTTTCGCAGTATGCCGGAGAGTCTTTGTGCGTTGAGGGTGTATCGAGGCTCCGCTAGAACTCGCTTGATAGCAGCCATGATCTGTTTGGGCTTCACCTGGGTTGCTTTGAGGAAGTACTTCTCACGCTTCGAGAAATCGAGCAGATTTACGGCATTGAGGTTTATTCCCACACCAAGTTCGTGGACTCGAGCGGCAATCGTCCCTTGGTCAATATTGTGCGGAATCGTGACCAATGGCTTACCGTGCCAGAGGGCCTGCATAACCGTGCCGTGGCTGGCCGTATTAACGACCAGCTCTGCAAGCCGAGCAACCCGCAGACCTGGTACGTATTCATACAGCTTGAAATGGTCAGTATCAGGCGGGAAGTCAGTCCGCTTGAAGTTCGGTCCGATACTCATGATGATATTCCATTCCGACTGTCCGATGAAAAGGTTGATCAGGTTGTGATAAACATCACGGCGAAAGATAGAGCCTCCCAGAGAGACATAGATGAGGGGACGATTGG
The Candidatus Zixiibacteriota bacterium DNA segment above includes these coding regions:
- a CDS encoding ATP-binding protein, coding for MSTALVSLIIVYNFVLVYVVFRKGRKVRSTLYFWLVILAATFWAITILVTDLLAINSQIVLWSRLSFATSALVVLMLYFFSRYFPEERLGNRVAAIFALVITALFVALSLSDRIVLDYTSAGTVFGWGQPAFLIFMLFGFSVSLYQMYHTYRRLKHTPQGFQILYVLLGLSISIGIAVGTNLILPLLHIAEIRFLGPLAMVVFLTLTTYAIVKHRLMDIRLVLRKSFIYAGLSVFVFAAYYVTVWVDQHLFGGLHTPGAYLSAVVITPLFLVGFSLIGRILRHIANKYFFTGLYDYQGTVDLFASQISQTIHLHQVTSLIVETIQGTMRNDNIAIALRTGTRAPSLTFERVIGFEERLIDPFLKKHIQPRLDAGLKKPVVAGEPVTPTESLPGGDYLKKEMKQLGIAVILPLVVKGSVNSLVLIGDKLTREAFTKEDMDLLKTLANQASVAVENARLYSSMEVVVAEQTRELHEKNRHLQDLLKMKSEFLSIASHQLRTPLTAIRGLLSMQADGDLDKLPVKERKDAQLHMLESANRLSNIVNDLLDAMELEGGNLNFKFEPANISEIVENIIAELKPNYDRKGLYLKFRPPEGQVNIEADPRMLREALENVIDNAEKYTNKGGVEIELITNDNVVTIAVRDTGIGIPESDKTRLFKKFSRGEKSTFQHTDGSGLGLFIAKNVVSEHHGEIILDSAGEGKGTTVTVTLPLTQPKHNPT